A genomic stretch from Macaca nemestrina isolate mMacNem1 chromosome 16, mMacNem.hap1, whole genome shotgun sequence includes:
- the LOC105481735 gene encoding BTB/POZ domain-containing protein KCTD12, with protein MALADSTRGLPNGGGGGGGSGSSSSSAEPPLFPDIVELNVGGQVYVTRRCTVVSVPDSLLWRMFTQQQPQELARDSKGRFFLDRDGFLFRYILDYLRDLQLVLPDYFPERSRLQREAEYFELPELVRRLGAPQQPGPGPPPSRRGVHKEGSLGDELLPLGYAEPEQQEGASAGAPSPTLELASRSPSGGAAGPLLTPSQSLDGSRRSGYITIGYRGSYTIGRDAQADAKFRRVARITVCGKTSLAKEVFGDTLNESRDPDRPPERYTSRYYLKFNFLEQAFDKLSESGFHMVACSSTGTCAFASSTDQSEDKIWTSYTEYVFCRE; from the coding sequence ATGGCTCTGGCGGACAGCACACGTGGATTACCCaacgggggcggcggcggcggcggcagcggctcCTCGTCGTCCTCCGCGGAGCCGCCGCTCTTTCCCGACATCGTGGAGCTGAACGTGGGGGGCCAGGTGTACGTGACCCGGCGCTGCACGGTGGTGTCGGTGCCCGACTCGCTGCTCTGGCGCATGTTCACGCAGCAGCAGCCGCAGGAGCTGGCCCGGGACAGCAAAGGCCGCTTCTTTCTGGACCGGGACGGCTTCCTCTTCCGCTACATCCTGGATTACCTGCGGGACTTGCAGCTTGTGCTTCCCGACTACTTCCCCGAGCGCAGCCGGCTGCAGCGCGAGGCCGAGTACTTCGAGCTGCCAGAGCTCGTGCGCCGCCTCGGGGCGCCCCAACAGCCCGGCCCGGGGCCGCCGCCCTCGCGGCGCGGGGTGCACAAGGAGGGCTCGCTGGGAGACGAGCTGCTGCCGCTCGGCTACGCGGAGCCTGAACAGCAGGAGGGCGCCTCTGCCGGGGCGCCCTCGCCCACGCTGGAGCTTGCTAGCCGCAGTCCATCTGGGGGCGCGGCGGGCCCGCTGCTCACGCCGTCCCAGTCGCTGGACGGCAGCCGGCGCTCGGGCTACATCACCATCGGCTACCGCGGCTCCTACACCATCGGGCGGGACGCGCAGGCGGACGCCAAGTTCCGGCGAGTGGCGCGCATCACCGTGTGCGGCAAGACGTCGCTGGCCAAGGAGGTTTTTGGGGACACCCTGAACGAAAGCCGGGACCCGGACCGTCCCCCGGAGCGCTACACCTCGCGCTATTACCTCAAGTTCAACTTCCTGGAGCAGGCCTTCGACAAGCTGTCCGAGTCGGGCTTCCACATGGTGGCGTGCAGCTCCACGGGCACCTGCGCCTTTGCCAGCAGCACCGACCAGAGCGAGGACAAGATCTGGACCAGCTACACCGAGTACGTCTTCTGCAGGGAGTGA